In Epinephelus fuscoguttatus linkage group LG15, E.fuscoguttatus.final_Chr_v1, a genomic segment contains:
- the apol1 gene encoding apolipoprotein L1 isoform X5 — MERYDNLDLDLECEGGGVAEKAALFGGMFKRSSKAAEPSLHAQDSLSVSSELSKSNDSLTDNSNKGKEGVFKGMFKKTTKAAKEDQPQASLYPELPVSSDSLRDNKSSKEKSGVFGGILKRGHARRPSQDLLDAEFTAGNDGQSENTTAKESGGVFSGMFKKASKPFGARTQSQEDLSAANELSGSKDNLSVTSNTKETGGVFSGMFKKSPKPLGTRTKSQDDLSEPSKLSGSNDNLSENTKEKGIFGGVFKKKGAKSQSQDDLSMDGELSASSDSLVEKSSKGGAAAKILKNPFTSSAQDKEKTERSGDSNENSSTAEKPKAKQNGFSAMMKSTFYTDKQEKDSDSDSEAILDNGESQPSHKQSKLAEAMEKLNPFRSAHKHEKPSSSDDEDPPASSEKSSVNKQSSMAGAMSKLNFFHSSNKKDTEDTETLKENKKQVEEKSKPSNKTQRERKERSETPTVPPRPSKEEMKSISTYGKVKARGTEDNQDNKDMISTSARPSEEELSKTARQKQKSNHQSQSDDEGLKGESAEAKEGEEVPPPESKTTKVKKHKHHNPFMPRSGPKLQAPSDDEGLKDEDEDEEEKKDEEGKDKTATKVKKPKRHNPFMPRVKGKVIQKRAQDGAAENEGGNRTLFDQLEDFRIDPAQPEDGRDVDLMEWWNTVESWEDTPQDDDMTEKEEAKAFAVTAEKVQKGIRVFNKLFSERAESLWQHVIDLNSIADGLDKFSKNTKIAQITGGSTSAIGGVATIAGLALAPVTMGTSLIVTAVGLGVATAGGLTSAGAGISNQVNNSMDRKKVEKIVQDYQEKILDLNKCLKFIKQGIENLKQFDLIKMKNHAYNRDFPVLSSSFYEDGAMAGKAILINANEIMRVVQIANVAGSTAARAVQIASMATGVLTGLFVGMDIYFVAKDSKELKKGAKSEFAAKIREVATQLHDGLVELNGIREELQATSPENDAASDTPAPDSEKKEKEKEYKYDSSSEDEIDRIKKAIKQDYENREYV, encoded by the exons ATG GAGCGATACGACAACCTGGATTTGGATTTGGAGTGTGAAGGAGGAGGCGTAGCT GAAAAAGCAGCATTATTTGGAGGGATGTTTAAAAGATCCTCCAAGGCTGCAGAACCATCGCTCCATGCACAG GACAGTTTATCAGTCAGCAGTGAACTTTCGAAGAGCAATGACAGTCTGACTGACAACAGCAACAAG GGGAAAGAAGGCGTGTTTAAAGGAATGTTTAAGAAGACGACCAAAGCTGCCAAAGAGGACCAGCCGCAG GCCTCCCTATATCCTGAATTGCCTGTCAGTAGTGACAGCTTAAGAGACAACAAGTCATCAAAg GAAAAATCAGGTGTGTTTGGAGGGATACTGAAACGAGGACATGCTCGGAGGCCTTCACAG gatctTTTGGACGCTGAGTTCACAGCCGGGAACGACGGTCAGTCTGAGAACACCACAGCTAAG GAGTCAGGAGGGGTGTTCAGTGGGATGTTTAAAAAAGCCTCAAAGCCTTTTGGAGCGAGGACACAATCTCAG GAGGATCTGTCTGCAGCCAACGAGCTCTCAGGCAGCAAAGACAATCTTTCTGTGACTAGCAACACTAAG GAGACAGGAGGGGTGTTCAGTGGGATGTTCAAAAAATCGCCAAAGCCTCTCGGAACGAGGACAAAATCTCAG GATGATTTGTCTGAACCCAGCAAGCTCTCAGGCAGCAATGACAATCTTTCAGAGAACACTAAG GAGAAAGGAATCTTTGGTGGTGTCTTCAAGAAAAAAGGTGCCAAATCTCAGTCTCAG GATGATTTGTCCATGGATGGTGAACTCTCTGCCAGCAGTGACAGCCTTGTGGAGAAGTCTTCAAAG ggtggagcagcagcaaagatccTGAAGAATCCTTTCACCTCATCAGCTCAG GATAAGGAAAAGACTGAACGCTCAGGAGACTCAAACGAGAATAGTTCTACTGCAGAGAAGCCCAAAGCAAAGCAG AATGGTTTTAGTGCGATGATGAAGAGCACCTTCTACACCGACAAACAG GAGAaggactctgactctgactctgaggCAATATTGGACAATGGAGAGAGCCAGCCCAGCCACAAACAG AGCAAACTTGCCGAGGCGATGGAAAAGCTGAACCCGTTTCGATCTGCACACAAA CATGAAAAGCCGTCAAGCTCTGATGACGAGGATCCGCCTGCGAGCAGCGAGAAGTCATCAGTCAACAAACAG AGCTCTATGGCTGGAGCCATGTCCAAACTGAATTTTTTCCACTCTTCAAATAAA AAAGACACCGAAGACACAGAGACGCTCAAGGAGAACAAGAAACAAGTGGAAGAAAAGTCAAAACCG AGCAACAAGACCCAgcgagagagaaaagaaagaagtgaAACTCCAACGGTCCCACCCAGACCTTCTAAAGAG GAGATGAAGAGCATATCCACATACGGCAAAGTAAAAGCAAGAGGAACTGAGGATAATCAG GATAACAAAGACATGATCTCCACATCTGCCAGACCATCAGAGGAG GAGCTGAGCAAAACAGCAAGACAAAAGCAGAAGAGCAACCACCAG AGCCAATCAGACGATGAAGGCCTCAAAGGTGAATCTGCGGAAGCCAAAGAGGGAGAAGAGGTGCCCCCACCAGAAAGCAAAACA accaaagtgaaaaaacacaaacaccacaaTCCGTTCATGCCACGCAGTGGACCCAAG CTTCAGGCTCCGTCTGATGATGAAGGGCTGAAAGacgaagatgaagatgaagaggaaaaGAAGGATGAGGAGGGCAAAGACAAAACAGCG ACCAAAGTCAAGAAGCCAAAGAGACACAATCCTTTCATGCCTCGGGTCAAG GGCAAAGTCATACAGAAGAGAGCACAGGACGGAGCCGCAGAG AATGAAGGTGGAAATAGAACCTTGTTTGACCAGCTGGAAGACTTCCGTATTGACCCAGCACAGCCTGAAGACGGACGG GATGTGGATCTCATGGAGTGGTGGAACACAGTGGAGT CTTGGGAGGACACACCTCAAGATGATGAcatgacagaaaaagaagaggCCAA GGCGTTTGCTGTGACAGCAGAGAAGGTGCAGAAGGGCATCCGAGTCTTCAACAAACTGTTCTCAGAGCGTGCGGAGAGCCTCTGGCAGCACGTCATCGACCTCAACAGCATTGCAGATGGTCTGGACAAGTTCAGCAAGAACACAAAGATTGCTCAAATCACCGGTGGCTCCACCAGCGCCATCGGGGGAGTGGCCACCATCGCTGGCCTCGCTCTGGCCCCAGTCACCATGGGAACCTCCTTGATTGTGACGGCAGTTGGACTGGGTGTCGCCACTGCGGGCGGTCTGACATCAGCAGGTGCCGGTATCTCCAACCAGGTCAACAACTCCATGGACCGCAAGAAGGTAGAGAAGATTGTGCAGGATTATCAGGAAAAGATCCTCGACCTCAACAAGTGCCTGAAATTCATCAAGCAAGGTATCGAGAACCTGAAGCAGTTCGACCTGATCAAGATGAAAAATCACGCCTACAACCGCGACTTCCCTGTGCTCAGTAGTAGTTTCTATGAGGACGGCGCCATGGCAGGAAAAGCGATCCTCATCAACGCTAATGAGATCATGCGTGTGGTGCAGATCGCCAACGTGGCAGGCAGCACAGCAGCCAGAGCGGTCCAGATTGCCAGTATGGCTACTGGTGTGCTCACCGGACTCTTTGTAGGTATGGACATCTACTTTGTGGCCAAAGACTCCAAAGAACTCAAGAAAGGGGCCAAGTCAGAGTTTGCGGCCAAAATCAGGGAGGTGGCTACGCAGCTTCACGACGGTCTGGTGGAGCTCAACGGGATACGAGAAGAGCTGCAGGCCACTTCTCCAGAAAATGACGCAGCCAGTGATACACCTGCTCCAGACagtgaaaagaaagagaaagagaaagagtaCAAATATGACAGTTCAAGTGAAGATGAAATCGACCGCATTAAAAAGGCCATTAAACAGGACTATGAGAACCGAGAGTATGTCTGA
- the apol1 gene encoding apolipoprotein L1 isoform X7, whose product MERYDNLDLDLECEGGGVAEKAALFGGMFKRSSKAAEPSLHAQDSLSVSSELSKSNDSLTDNSNKGKEGVFKGMFKKTTKAAKEDQPQASLYPELPVSSDSLRDNKSSKEKSGVFGGILKRGHARRPSQDLLDAEFTAGNDGQSENTTAKESGGVFSGMFKKPKPPGARTQSQEDLSAASELSGSKDNLSVTSNTKETGGVFSGMFKKSPKPLGTRTKSQDDLSEPSKLSGSNDNLSENTKEKGIFGGVFKKKGAKSQSQDDLSMDGELSASSDSLVEKSSKGGAAAKILKNPFTSSAQDKEKTERSGDSNENSSTAEKPKAKQNGFSAMMKSTFYTDKQEKDSDSDSEAILDNGESQPSHKQSKLAEAMEKLNPFRSAHKHEKPSSSDDEDPPASSEKSSVNKQSSMAGAMSKLNFFHSSNKKDTEDTETLKENKKQVEEKSKPSNKTQRERKERSETPTVPPRPSKEEMKSISTYGKVKARGTEDNQDNKDMISTSARPSEEELSKTARQKQKSNHQSQSDDEGLKGESAEAKEGEEVPPPESKTTKVKKHKHHNPFMPRSGPKLQAPSDDEGLKDEDEDEEEKKDEEGKDKTATKVKKPKRHNPFMPRVKGKVIQKRAQDGAAENEGGNRTLFDQLEDFRIDPAQPEDGRDVDLMEWWNTVESWEDTPQDDDMTEKEEAKAFAVTAEKVQKGIRVFNKLFSERAESLWQHVIDLNSIADGLDKFSKNTKIAQITGGSTSAIGGVATIAGLALAPVTMGTSLIVTAVGLGVATAGGLTSAGAGISNQVNNSMDRKKVEKIVQDYQEKILDLNKCLKFIKQGIENLKQFDLIKMKNHAYNRDFPVLSSSFYEDGAMAGKAILINANEIMRVVQIANVAGSTAARAVQIASMATGVLTGLFVGMDIYFVAKDSKELKKGAKSEFAAKIREVATQLHDGLVELNGIREELQATSPENDAASDTPAPDSEKKEKEKEYKYDSSSEDEIDRIKKAIKQDYENREYV is encoded by the exons ATG GAGCGATACGACAACCTGGATTTGGATTTGGAGTGTGAAGGAGGAGGCGTAGCT GAAAAAGCAGCATTATTTGGAGGGATGTTTAAAAGATCCTCCAAGGCTGCAGAACCATCGCTCCATGCACAG GACAGTTTATCAGTCAGCAGTGAACTTTCGAAGAGCAATGACAGTCTGACTGACAACAGCAACAAG GGGAAAGAAGGCGTGTTTAAAGGAATGTTTAAGAAGACGACCAAAGCTGCCAAAGAGGACCAGCCGCAG GCCTCCCTATATCCTGAATTGCCTGTCAGTAGTGACAGCTTAAGAGACAACAAGTCATCAAAg GAAAAATCAGGTGTGTTTGGAGGGATACTGAAACGAGGACATGCTCGGAGGCCTTCACAG gatctTTTGGACGCTGAGTTCACAGCCGGGAACGACGGTCAGTCTGAGAACACCACAGCTAAG GAGTCAGGAGGGGTGTTCAGTGGGATGTTTAAAAAGCCAAAGCCTCCTGGAGCGAGGACACAATCTCAG gaGGATCTGTCTGCAGCCAGCGAGCTCTCGGGCAGCAAAGACAATCTTTCTGTGACTAGCAACACTAAG GAGACAGGAGGGGTGTTCAGTGGGATGTTCAAAAAATCGCCAAAGCCTCTCGGAACGAGGACAAAATCTCAG GATGATTTGTCTGAACCCAGCAAGCTCTCAGGCAGCAATGACAATCTTTCAGAGAACACTAAG GAGAAAGGAATCTTTGGTGGTGTCTTCAAGAAAAAAGGTGCCAAATCTCAGTCTCAG GATGATTTGTCCATGGATGGTGAACTCTCTGCCAGCAGTGACAGCCTTGTGGAGAAGTCTTCAAAG ggtggagcagcagcaaagatccTGAAGAATCCTTTCACCTCATCAGCTCAG GATAAGGAAAAGACTGAACGCTCAGGAGACTCAAACGAGAATAGTTCTACTGCAGAGAAGCCCAAAGCAAAGCAG AATGGTTTTAGTGCGATGATGAAGAGCACCTTCTACACCGACAAACAG GAGAaggactctgactctgactctgaggCAATATTGGACAATGGAGAGAGCCAGCCCAGCCACAAACAG AGCAAACTTGCCGAGGCGATGGAAAAGCTGAACCCGTTTCGATCTGCACACAAA CATGAAAAGCCGTCAAGCTCTGATGACGAGGATCCGCCTGCGAGCAGCGAGAAGTCATCAGTCAACAAACAG AGCTCTATGGCTGGAGCCATGTCCAAACTGAATTTTTTCCACTCTTCAAATAAA AAAGACACCGAAGACACAGAGACGCTCAAGGAGAACAAGAAACAAGTGGAAGAAAAGTCAAAACCG AGCAACAAGACCCAgcgagagagaaaagaaagaagtgaAACTCCAACGGTCCCACCCAGACCTTCTAAAGAG GAGATGAAGAGCATATCCACATACGGCAAAGTAAAAGCAAGAGGAACTGAGGATAATCAG GATAACAAAGACATGATCTCCACATCTGCCAGACCATCAGAGGAG GAGCTGAGCAAAACAGCAAGACAAAAGCAGAAGAGCAACCACCAG AGCCAATCAGACGATGAAGGCCTCAAAGGTGAATCTGCGGAAGCCAAAGAGGGAGAAGAGGTGCCCCCACCAGAAAGCAAAACA accaaagtgaaaaaacacaaacaccacaaTCCGTTCATGCCACGCAGTGGACCCAAG CTTCAGGCTCCGTCTGATGATGAAGGGCTGAAAGacgaagatgaagatgaagaggaaaaGAAGGATGAGGAGGGCAAAGACAAAACAGCG ACCAAAGTCAAGAAGCCAAAGAGACACAATCCTTTCATGCCTCGGGTCAAG GGCAAAGTCATACAGAAGAGAGCACAGGACGGAGCCGCAGAG AATGAAGGTGGAAATAGAACCTTGTTTGACCAGCTGGAAGACTTCCGTATTGACCCAGCACAGCCTGAAGACGGACGG GATGTGGATCTCATGGAGTGGTGGAACACAGTGGAGT CTTGGGAGGACACACCTCAAGATGATGAcatgacagaaaaagaagaggCCAA GGCGTTTGCTGTGACAGCAGAGAAGGTGCAGAAGGGCATCCGAGTCTTCAACAAACTGTTCTCAGAGCGTGCGGAGAGCCTCTGGCAGCACGTCATCGACCTCAACAGCATTGCAGATGGTCTGGACAAGTTCAGCAAGAACACAAAGATTGCTCAAATCACCGGTGGCTCCACCAGCGCCATCGGGGGAGTGGCCACCATCGCTGGCCTCGCTCTGGCCCCAGTCACCATGGGAACCTCCTTGATTGTGACGGCAGTTGGACTGGGTGTCGCCACTGCGGGCGGTCTGACATCAGCAGGTGCCGGTATCTCCAACCAGGTCAACAACTCCATGGACCGCAAGAAGGTAGAGAAGATTGTGCAGGATTATCAGGAAAAGATCCTCGACCTCAACAAGTGCCTGAAATTCATCAAGCAAGGTATCGAGAACCTGAAGCAGTTCGACCTGATCAAGATGAAAAATCACGCCTACAACCGCGACTTCCCTGTGCTCAGTAGTAGTTTCTATGAGGACGGCGCCATGGCAGGAAAAGCGATCCTCATCAACGCTAATGAGATCATGCGTGTGGTGCAGATCGCCAACGTGGCAGGCAGCACAGCAGCCAGAGCGGTCCAGATTGCCAGTATGGCTACTGGTGTGCTCACCGGACTCTTTGTAGGTATGGACATCTACTTTGTGGCCAAAGACTCCAAAGAACTCAAGAAAGGGGCCAAGTCAGAGTTTGCGGCCAAAATCAGGGAGGTGGCTACGCAGCTTCACGACGGTCTGGTGGAGCTCAACGGGATACGAGAAGAGCTGCAGGCCACTTCTCCAGAAAATGACGCAGCCAGTGATACACCTGCTCCAGACagtgaaaagaaagagaaagagaaagagtaCAAATATGACAGTTCAAGTGAAGATGAAATCGACCGCATTAAAAAGGCCATTAAACAGGACTATGAGAACCGAGAGTATGTCTGA
- the apol1 gene encoding apolipoprotein L1 isoform X1, producing the protein MERYDNLDLDLECEGGGVAEKAALFGGMFKRSSKAAEPSLHAQDSLSVSSELSKSNDSLTDNSNKGKEGVFKGMFKKTTKAAKEDQPQASLYPELPVSSDSLRDNKSSKEKSGVFGGILKRGHARRPSQDLLDAEFTAGNDGQSENTTAKESGGVFSGMFKKASKPFGARTQSQEDLSAANELSGSKDNLSVTSNTKESGGVFSGMFKKSPKPPGARAQSQEDLCASSELSGSKDNLSVNSNTKESGGVFSGMFKKPKPPGARTQSQEDLSAASELSGSKDNLSVTSNTKETGGVFSGMFKKSPKPLGTRTKSQDDLSEPSKLSGSNDNLSENTKEKGIFGGVFKKKGAKSQSQDDLSMDGELSASSDSLVEKSSKGGAAAKILKNPFTSSAQDKEKTERSGDSNENSSTAEKPKAKQNGFSAMMKSTFYTDKQEKDSDSDSEAILDNGESQPSHKQSKLAEAMEKLNPFRSAHKHEKPSSSDDEDPPASSEKSSVNKQSSMAGAMSKLNFFHSSNKKDTEDTETLKENKKQVEEKSKPSNKTQRERKERSETPTVPPRPSKEEMKSISTYGKVKARGTEDNQDNKDMISTSARPSEEELSKTARQKQKSNHQSQSDDEGLKGESAEAKEGEEVPPPESKTTKVKKHKHHNPFMPRSGPKLQAPSDDEGLKDEDEDEEEKKDEEGKDKTATKVKKPKRHNPFMPRVKGKVIQKRAQDGAAENEGGNRTLFDQLEDFRIDPAQPEDGRDVDLMEWWNTVESWEDTPQDDDMTEKEEAKAFAVTAEKVQKGIRVFNKLFSERAESLWQHVIDLNSIADGLDKFSKNTKIAQITGGSTSAIGGVATIAGLALAPVTMGTSLIVTAVGLGVATAGGLTSAGAGISNQVNNSMDRKKVEKIVQDYQEKILDLNKCLKFIKQGIENLKQFDLIKMKNHAYNRDFPVLSSSFYEDGAMAGKAILINANEIMRVVQIANVAGSTAARAVQIASMATGVLTGLFVGMDIYFVAKDSKELKKGAKSEFAAKIREVATQLHDGLVELNGIREELQATSPENDAASDTPAPDSEKKEKEKEYKYDSSSEDEIDRIKKAIKQDYENREYV; encoded by the exons ATG GAGCGATACGACAACCTGGATTTGGATTTGGAGTGTGAAGGAGGAGGCGTAGCT GAAAAAGCAGCATTATTTGGAGGGATGTTTAAAAGATCCTCCAAGGCTGCAGAACCATCGCTCCATGCACAG GACAGTTTATCAGTCAGCAGTGAACTTTCGAAGAGCAATGACAGTCTGACTGACAACAGCAACAAG GGGAAAGAAGGCGTGTTTAAAGGAATGTTTAAGAAGACGACCAAAGCTGCCAAAGAGGACCAGCCGCAG GCCTCCCTATATCCTGAATTGCCTGTCAGTAGTGACAGCTTAAGAGACAACAAGTCATCAAAg GAAAAATCAGGTGTGTTTGGAGGGATACTGAAACGAGGACATGCTCGGAGGCCTTCACAG gatctTTTGGACGCTGAGTTCACAGCCGGGAACGACGGTCAGTCTGAGAACACCACAGCTAAG GAGTCAGGAGGGGTGTTCAGTGGGATGTTTAAAAAAGCCTCAAAGCCTTTTGGAGCGAGGACACAATCTCAG GAGGATCTGTCTGCAGCCAACGAGCTCTCAGGCAGCAAAGACAATCTTTCTGTGACTAGCAACACTAAG GAGTCAGGAGGGGTGTTCAGTGGGATGTTTAAAAAATCTCCAAAGCCTCCTGGAGCGAGGGCACAATCTCAG GAGGATTTGTGTGCATCCAGCGAGCTCTCAGGCAGCAAAGACAATCTTTCTGTGAACAGCAACACTAAG GAGTCAGGAGGGGTGTTCAGTGGGATGTTTAAAAAGCCAAAGCCTCCTGGAGCGAGGACACAATCTCAG gaGGATCTGTCTGCAGCCAGCGAGCTCTCGGGCAGCAAAGACAATCTTTCTGTGACTAGCAACACTAAG GAGACAGGAGGGGTGTTCAGTGGGATGTTCAAAAAATCGCCAAAGCCTCTCGGAACGAGGACAAAATCTCAG GATGATTTGTCTGAACCCAGCAAGCTCTCAGGCAGCAATGACAATCTTTCAGAGAACACTAAG GAGAAAGGAATCTTTGGTGGTGTCTTCAAGAAAAAAGGTGCCAAATCTCAGTCTCAG GATGATTTGTCCATGGATGGTGAACTCTCTGCCAGCAGTGACAGCCTTGTGGAGAAGTCTTCAAAG ggtggagcagcagcaaagatccTGAAGAATCCTTTCACCTCATCAGCTCAG GATAAGGAAAAGACTGAACGCTCAGGAGACTCAAACGAGAATAGTTCTACTGCAGAGAAGCCCAAAGCAAAGCAG AATGGTTTTAGTGCGATGATGAAGAGCACCTTCTACACCGACAAACAG GAGAaggactctgactctgactctgaggCAATATTGGACAATGGAGAGAGCCAGCCCAGCCACAAACAG AGCAAACTTGCCGAGGCGATGGAAAAGCTGAACCCGTTTCGATCTGCACACAAA CATGAAAAGCCGTCAAGCTCTGATGACGAGGATCCGCCTGCGAGCAGCGAGAAGTCATCAGTCAACAAACAG AGCTCTATGGCTGGAGCCATGTCCAAACTGAATTTTTTCCACTCTTCAAATAAA AAAGACACCGAAGACACAGAGACGCTCAAGGAGAACAAGAAACAAGTGGAAGAAAAGTCAAAACCG AGCAACAAGACCCAgcgagagagaaaagaaagaagtgaAACTCCAACGGTCCCACCCAGACCTTCTAAAGAG GAGATGAAGAGCATATCCACATACGGCAAAGTAAAAGCAAGAGGAACTGAGGATAATCAG GATAACAAAGACATGATCTCCACATCTGCCAGACCATCAGAGGAG GAGCTGAGCAAAACAGCAAGACAAAAGCAGAAGAGCAACCACCAG AGCCAATCAGACGATGAAGGCCTCAAAGGTGAATCTGCGGAAGCCAAAGAGGGAGAAGAGGTGCCCCCACCAGAAAGCAAAACA accaaagtgaaaaaacacaaacaccacaaTCCGTTCATGCCACGCAGTGGACCCAAG CTTCAGGCTCCGTCTGATGATGAAGGGCTGAAAGacgaagatgaagatgaagaggaaaaGAAGGATGAGGAGGGCAAAGACAAAACAGCG ACCAAAGTCAAGAAGCCAAAGAGACACAATCCTTTCATGCCTCGGGTCAAG GGCAAAGTCATACAGAAGAGAGCACAGGACGGAGCCGCAGAG AATGAAGGTGGAAATAGAACCTTGTTTGACCAGCTGGAAGACTTCCGTATTGACCCAGCACAGCCTGAAGACGGACGG GATGTGGATCTCATGGAGTGGTGGAACACAGTGGAGT CTTGGGAGGACACACCTCAAGATGATGAcatgacagaaaaagaagaggCCAA GGCGTTTGCTGTGACAGCAGAGAAGGTGCAGAAGGGCATCCGAGTCTTCAACAAACTGTTCTCAGAGCGTGCGGAGAGCCTCTGGCAGCACGTCATCGACCTCAACAGCATTGCAGATGGTCTGGACAAGTTCAGCAAGAACACAAAGATTGCTCAAATCACCGGTGGCTCCACCAGCGCCATCGGGGGAGTGGCCACCATCGCTGGCCTCGCTCTGGCCCCAGTCACCATGGGAACCTCCTTGATTGTGACGGCAGTTGGACTGGGTGTCGCCACTGCGGGCGGTCTGACATCAGCAGGTGCCGGTATCTCCAACCAGGTCAACAACTCCATGGACCGCAAGAAGGTAGAGAAGATTGTGCAGGATTATCAGGAAAAGATCCTCGACCTCAACAAGTGCCTGAAATTCATCAAGCAAGGTATCGAGAACCTGAAGCAGTTCGACCTGATCAAGATGAAAAATCACGCCTACAACCGCGACTTCCCTGTGCTCAGTAGTAGTTTCTATGAGGACGGCGCCATGGCAGGAAAAGCGATCCTCATCAACGCTAATGAGATCATGCGTGTGGTGCAGATCGCCAACGTGGCAGGCAGCACAGCAGCCAGAGCGGTCCAGATTGCCAGTATGGCTACTGGTGTGCTCACCGGACTCTTTGTAGGTATGGACATCTACTTTGTGGCCAAAGACTCCAAAGAACTCAAGAAAGGGGCCAAGTCAGAGTTTGCGGCCAAAATCAGGGAGGTGGCTACGCAGCTTCACGACGGTCTGGTGGAGCTCAACGGGATACGAGAAGAGCTGCAGGCCACTTCTCCAGAAAATGACGCAGCCAGTGATACACCTGCTCCAGACagtgaaaagaaagagaaagagaaagagtaCAAATATGACAGTTCAAGTGAAGATGAAATCGACCGCATTAAAAAGGCCATTAAACAGGACTATGAGAACCGAGAGTATGTCTGA